The Listeria monocytogenes genome window below encodes:
- a CDS encoding DUF5068 domain-containing protein translates to MKKRIIILAVLVVLLIGGVVVGVYANGNSAKDNKDNESKTTAKKATSTPKKTTDTEKKETTTKDSVTDDKGVVTKGSSDVEKNAPAKSNSSATDKNSSPATPAFSLSTSGFKTSNVSSVLGGTVTTTYLSSSPSFEKIFENLTIEVNQYKVEHVVGANKAVSASNPESYLANKNGYVITLDISIKNTSSKDKMYKADQITLIGANEFVGGSLDNFVPSNFHLIGSKADPNIFAAGKTARGLLTFTMTESVYNDLAADSKIGVPNPDKFDASVSEAKAGDDVIAAFPVK, encoded by the coding sequence ATGAAAAAACGTATAATTATTCTTGCGGTATTAGTGGTACTTCTTATCGGAGGAGTTGTAGTCGGTGTTTATGCAAATGGAAACTCTGCAAAAGACAACAAAGACAATGAAAGCAAAACAACAGCTAAAAAAGCCACATCTACACCTAAGAAAACAACTGACACAGAGAAAAAAGAAACAACAACCAAAGATTCGGTTACAGATGATAAAGGCGTAGTCACAAAAGGAAGCTCCGATGTAGAAAAAAATGCACCAGCCAAAAGTAATAGTAGTGCAACAGATAAAAACAGTAGTCCGGCCACACCGGCCTTTTCGCTGTCTACTTCAGGCTTCAAAACTTCCAATGTATCTTCGGTCCTTGGTGGAACCGTAACAACAACTTACTTGTCGAGTTCCCCTTCATTCGAAAAAATCTTTGAAAATTTAACTATTGAAGTCAATCAATACAAAGTAGAACATGTTGTTGGCGCAAATAAAGCAGTTAGTGCAAGTAATCCAGAAAGTTATTTAGCGAATAAAAATGGTTATGTAATCACATTAGACATATCCATTAAAAATACCTCTTCTAAAGATAAAATGTACAAAGCGGACCAAATTACGCTCATTGGTGCAAATGAATTTGTTGGAGGAAGCTTAGATAATTTTGTACCATCTAACTTTCATCTTATTGGAAGTAAAGCTGACCCAAATATTTTCGCAGCTGGAAAAACAGCTCGTGGGCTCCTTACTTTCACGATGACAGAATCGGTATACAATGATTTAGCGGCTGATTCAAAAATCGGTGTACCAAATCCGGATAAATTTGATGCAAGCGTTTCTGAAGCCAAAGCAGGCGATGATGTTATTGCTGCATTCCCAGTAAAATAA
- a CDS encoding YlaN family protein — MGNKKIDHREEAVELLKQDAKRILQLIKVQMDNLTLPQCPAYEEVLDTQMYGLSREINFATRLGLIEPEEGKKLMSTLEKELSALHELSMSKK, encoded by the coding sequence ATGGGAAATAAAAAGATAGATCACAGAGAAGAGGCAGTGGAGCTTTTAAAACAAGATGCAAAACGAATCTTACAGTTGATTAAAGTCCAAATGGATAATCTAACATTACCACAATGTCCAGCATATGAGGAAGTTCTTGATACACAAATGTATGGTTTATCACGTGAAATTAACTTTGCAACCCGCCTAGGACTAATCGAACCAGAAGAAGGCAAGAAACTAATGTCTACACTGGAAAAAGAATTATCCGCTTTACACGAACTGTCTATGAGCAAAAAATAA
- a CDS encoding YlaI family protein — protein MNAKCILCERVDELDNREFKTKQLRNKPIRMYLCPECEHRVAINTISRVNSGHFNFHKPVVMSNSELKNLIESTGK, from the coding sequence ATGAACGCAAAATGTATTCTCTGCGAACGTGTAGATGAGCTAGACAATCGCGAATTTAAAACAAAACAATTACGAAACAAACCTATTAGAATGTATTTATGTCCTGAATGTGAACATCGAGTAGCTATTAATACGATCAGTCGCGTTAATTCTGGCCATTTCAATTTTCATAAACCAGTAGTAATGTCGAATAGTGAGTTAAAAAATTTAATAGAAAGTACTGGAAAATAA
- the typA gene encoding translational GTPase TypA → MNLRNDIRNVAIIAHVDHGKTTLVDQLLRQSGTFRDNETVAERAMDNNDLERERGITILAKNTAIKYEDTRVNIMDTPGHADFGGEVERIMKMVDGVLLVVDAYEGTMPQTRFVLKKALEQDLTPIVVVNKIDRDFARPEEVVDEVLELFIELGANDDQLEFPVVYASAINGTSSYDSDPAEQKETMKPLLDTIIEHIPAPVDNSDEPLQFQVSLLDYNDYVGRIGIGRVFRGTMHVGQTVALIKLDGTVKQFRVTKMFGFFGLKREEIKEAKAGDLVALAGMEDIFVGETVTPFDHQEALPLLRIDEPTLQMTFVTNNSPFAGREGKHVTSRKIEERLLAELQTDVSLRVEPTASPDAWVVSGRGELHLSILIETMRREGYELQVSKPEVIIREIDGVKCEPVEDVQIDTPEEFMGSVIESISQRKGEMKNMINDGNGQVRLQFMVPARGLIGYTTDFLSMTRGYGIINHTFDSYQPIQKGRVGGRSRGVLVSMETGKSTTYGTMQVEDRGTIFVEPGTDIYEGMIVGENNREGDIAVNIVKAKQMTNIRSANKDQTNVIKKPRHLSLEESLEFLNEDEYCEVTPESIRLRKKILNKNEREKAAKRSKTAE, encoded by the coding sequence TTGAATTTAAGAAATGATATTCGTAATGTAGCAATTATTGCCCACGTTGACCATGGTAAAACAACTCTAGTAGACCAATTATTACGCCAGTCAGGCACATTCCGCGACAATGAAACAGTTGCAGAACGCGCAATGGACAACAATGATTTAGAAAGAGAACGCGGTATTACAATTTTAGCGAAAAATACAGCGATTAAGTATGAAGATACACGTGTAAACATCATGGATACACCTGGACACGCCGATTTCGGTGGAGAAGTAGAACGTATCATGAAAATGGTTGATGGTGTTCTTTTAGTAGTGGACGCGTATGAAGGTACGATGCCTCAAACACGTTTTGTACTAAAAAAAGCACTAGAACAAGACTTAACACCAATCGTTGTTGTTAACAAAATTGACCGTGATTTTGCTCGTCCTGAAGAAGTTGTGGATGAAGTATTAGAATTATTCATCGAATTAGGTGCAAATGACGATCAATTAGAATTCCCAGTTGTTTATGCTTCTGCAATTAACGGAACTTCAAGTTATGATTCCGATCCAGCAGAACAAAAAGAAACAATGAAACCACTTTTAGACACTATTATTGAACACATTCCCGCTCCAGTTGATAATAGTGATGAACCATTACAATTCCAAGTATCTTTACTTGATTATAATGACTATGTAGGTCGTATCGGTATTGGCCGTGTATTCCGCGGAACAATGCACGTAGGACAAACAGTTGCCTTAATTAAACTTGATGGCACAGTAAAACAATTCCGTGTAACGAAAATGTTCGGTTTCTTCGGACTAAAACGTGAAGAAATTAAAGAAGCAAAAGCTGGTGATTTAGTAGCGCTTGCTGGAATGGAAGACATCTTCGTTGGTGAAACAGTAACACCATTTGATCATCAAGAAGCACTTCCTTTACTACGTATTGATGAGCCAACTTTACAAATGACTTTTGTAACAAACAACAGTCCTTTCGCAGGTCGCGAAGGTAAACACGTAACAAGCCGTAAAATTGAAGAACGCTTACTTGCAGAACTTCAAACTGACGTATCTTTACGCGTAGAGCCAACAGCTTCACCAGATGCTTGGGTAGTTTCCGGTCGTGGTGAGCTTCACTTATCCATTTTGATTGAAACAATGCGTCGCGAAGGTTATGAACTACAAGTTTCTAAACCAGAAGTAATTATCCGCGAAATTGATGGCGTGAAATGTGAACCAGTAGAAGACGTTCAAATTGATACTCCAGAAGAATTCATGGGTTCTGTTATTGAATCTATCAGCCAACGTAAAGGCGAAATGAAAAACATGATTAACGACGGTAATGGCCAAGTTCGTTTACAATTCATGGTTCCAGCTCGTGGCTTAATCGGTTATACAACAGATTTCCTTTCAATGACTCGTGGTTATGGTATTATCAACCATACATTCGACAGCTACCAACCAATCCAAAAAGGACGCGTTGGTGGACGTAGCCGTGGTGTACTTGTATCCATGGAAACAGGTAAATCTACTACTTACGGTACGATGCAAGTAGAAGACCGTGGTACTATTTTTGTAGAACCTGGTACAGATATTTACGAAGGTATGATCGTTGGTGAAAACAATCGTGAAGGCGATATCGCTGTAAACATTGTTAAAGCAAAACAAATGACTAATATTCGTTCTGCAAACAAAGACCAAACAAACGTAATCAAAAAACCTCGTCATTTATCACTAGAAGAATCATTAGAATTCCTAAACGAAGATGAGTACTGTGAAGTAACACCAGAATCCATCCGTTTACGTAAAAAAATTCTAAACAAAAACGAACGTGAAAAAGCAGCAAAACGTTCAAAAACTGCTGAATAA